The Desulfuromonas versatilis genome has a segment encoding these proteins:
- a CDS encoding glutathione S-transferase family protein, whose translation METIELFSSRVCPFAHRSRLALMEKGIPFRLVEIDLRNKPSWYREVTPTGAVPALRQGEFLLRESLIINEYVDELAPDPPLLPASAQQRAQARLWIDFAAGSFVPLFYRLLKSQHEEQRQELRGELQAVLATLDQELQRRAGQGHFWFGRQVGLTDIAFYPWFERWAVLEHYRDFPLPEGLSALRAWIGAMQQREAVRLGGQPAQFYIAEYEDYARGRK comes from the coding sequence ATGGAAACCATCGAACTGTTCAGCTCGCGGGTCTGCCCCTTTGCCCATCGCAGCCGGCTGGCGCTGATGGAGAAGGGGATCCCTTTTCGCCTGGTGGAAATCGATCTGCGCAACAAGCCATCCTGGTACCGGGAAGTCACCCCCACCGGGGCGGTCCCGGCGCTGCGCCAGGGGGAGTTTCTGCTGCGCGAGTCGCTGATCATCAACGAGTACGTCGATGAGCTGGCCCCGGACCCGCCGCTGCTCCCCGCCTCGGCCCAGCAGCGGGCCCAGGCCCGGCTCTGGATCGATTTCGCCGCCGGCAGCTTCGTCCCCCTGTTCTACCGGCTGCTCAAGTCCCAGCACGAGGAACAGCGGCAGGAGCTTCGCGGCGAATTGCAGGCGGTTCTCGCCACCCTTGACCAGGAACTCCAGCGGCGGGCAGGGCAGGGGCACTTCTGGTTCGGCAGGCAGGTGGGGCTCACCGACATCGCCTTCTATCCCTGGTTCGAGCGCTGGGCGGTTCTGGAGCATTACCGGGATTTCCCCCTGCCCGAGGGCCTTTCGGCCCTCCGGGCCTGGATCGGCGCCATGCAGCAGCGCGAGGCGGTCCGGCTCGGCGGGCAGCCGGCGCAGTTCTACATCGCCGAATACGAAGACTACGCCAGGGGCAGAAAATAG
- a CDS encoding SOS response-associated peptidase: MCGRFSLSLDFADLLEYFQIAGSPPPFSPRYNVAPSQQVPAIRTEQGARRLVMLRWGLVPFWAEDPRIGYRMINARAETAHRLPAFRAAFRKRRCIIPAGGFFEWRRQGRQKLPFHIFRRDGRPLALAGLWESWRDEQQGREIESCTILTTAANRLLAELHERMPVILEPADLARWLDPEQSSPAPLATLLRPAREGVLDMYPVSDYVNKPQNEGARCIAPAEVSG, translated from the coding sequence ATGTGCGGCCGCTTCTCCCTGAGCCTCGATTTTGCCGATCTGCTGGAGTATTTCCAGATCGCCGGCTCCCCGCCGCCCTTCTCCCCGCGCTACAATGTCGCCCCTTCCCAGCAGGTGCCGGCGATTCGCACCGAGCAGGGAGCGAGGCGCCTGGTGATGCTGCGCTGGGGGCTGGTTCCGTTCTGGGCCGAAGACCCCCGGATCGGCTATCGAATGATCAACGCCCGGGCCGAGACCGCCCACCGCCTCCCGGCCTTCCGGGCCGCGTTCCGCAAGCGACGCTGCATCATCCCGGCCGGGGGCTTTTTCGAATGGCGCAGGCAGGGCCGGCAGAAGCTGCCCTTTCACATCTTCCGGCGTGACGGCAGGCCCCTGGCCCTGGCCGGACTCTGGGAGTCCTGGCGCGACGAGCAGCAGGGCAGGGAGATTGAATCCTGCACCATCCTTACCACCGCTGCCAACCGCCTGCTCGCCGAGCTGCACGAGCGGATGCCGGTCATTCTCGAGCCTGCGGACTTGGCCCGATGGCTCGACCCGGAGCAAAGCAGCCCCGCGCCCCTGGCGACGCTGCTGCGCCCCGCCCGGGAGGGGGTTCTCGACATGTACCCGGTGTCCGATTACGTGAACAAGCCCCAGAACGAGGGGGCGCGGTGCATCGCCCCGGCCGAGGTGAGCGGCTGA
- a CDS encoding sll1863 family stress response protein, whose product MDRQKEFIEELSAQMVEWDVAIELLQEQAETGTPEKRYEYARAIAELQLKRDEAAEKLQGLAAAGEDEWEELKAGAEMIWDEVKAALRETLKKQK is encoded by the coding sequence ATGGACAGGCAGAAAGAATTTATCGAAGAGCTCTCGGCGCAGATGGTCGAATGGGACGTGGCGATCGAGCTGCTCCAGGAGCAGGCCGAGACCGGCACCCCCGAAAAGCGTTACGAGTACGCCAGGGCCATTGCCGAACTGCAGCTCAAGCGGGACGAGGCGGCGGAAAAGCTGCAGGGGCTGGCGGCCGCCGGCGAGGACGAATGGGAGGAGCTCAAGGCCGGTGCGGAGATGATCTGGGACGAGGTCAAGGCGGCCCTGCGCGAAACGCTCAAGAAGCAGAAGTGA
- a CDS encoding adenosylcobalamin-dependent ribonucleoside-diphosphate reductase, whose translation MPGELTPNALVTLRARYLRKNQRGEVVENPEQLFRRVARAVAAAEKAFGGSGAAAEAEELFFEDMAALRFLPNSPTLMNAGTEMGQLAACFVLPVADSLPEIFNSVRDAALIHQSGGGTGFSFSRLRPAGDRVKSTMGISSGPVSFMRVFDAATEAIKQGGTRRGANMGILRVDHPDILDFITAKDREGELANFNISVAISDGFMAALNRGGSYPLVNPRDGEVVREQDAGEVFRTIAAHAWQNGEPGVVFIDRVNASHPARHLGEIEATNPCGEQPLLPWEACNLGSLNLLRFADRQGVIDFPQLGEGVARAIRFLDDVVEVNRYPLPAIAEMTRKTRKLGLGVMGFADLLILRGIPYGSEAALRAADELMGFLRRESLAASRRLAQERGPYPGFAGSPGQRAGEAPQRNATLNTVAPTGTLSLIAGVSSGIEPVFAFAYQRHVLGTVLEEVHPLYERRRRLGEPIDPRVFVTARQISPEWHVRMQAVFQEHVDNAVSKTINFPAEAPVEEVENAFLQAYQLGCKGLTVYRDRSRRQQVLNVCDSKCPL comes from the coding sequence GTGCCTGGCGAACTGACCCCCAATGCCCTGGTGACGCTGCGGGCAAGGTACCTGCGAAAAAACCAGCGGGGCGAGGTGGTGGAAAACCCCGAGCAGCTGTTCCGGCGCGTGGCGCGGGCCGTGGCCGCCGCCGAGAAGGCCTTCGGCGGCTCCGGCGCTGCCGCCGAGGCTGAGGAGCTGTTCTTCGAGGACATGGCGGCGCTGCGGTTTCTGCCCAACTCCCCGACCCTGATGAATGCCGGCACTGAAATGGGCCAGCTGGCGGCGTGTTTCGTGCTCCCGGTGGCCGACTCCCTGCCGGAGATCTTCAATAGCGTGCGCGACGCCGCCCTCATTCACCAGAGCGGCGGCGGCACCGGGTTCTCCTTCTCCCGGTTGCGCCCGGCCGGCGACCGGGTGAAAAGCACCATGGGCATCAGCTCGGGGCCGGTTTCCTTCATGCGGGTTTTCGACGCCGCCACCGAGGCGATCAAGCAGGGGGGAACCCGCCGCGGCGCCAACATGGGGATTCTGCGGGTCGACCACCCCGACATCCTGGATTTTATCACCGCCAAGGACCGCGAAGGGGAACTGGCCAACTTCAATATCTCGGTCGCCATCAGCGACGGCTTCATGGCCGCCCTAAACCGCGGTGGGAGCTACCCGCTGGTCAATCCCCGCGACGGCGAGGTGGTCCGGGAGCAGGATGCCGGGGAGGTCTTCCGGACCATCGCCGCCCATGCCTGGCAGAATGGCGAACCAGGGGTGGTCTTCATCGATCGGGTCAACGCCTCCCACCCGGCCCGCCACCTGGGCGAGATCGAAGCCACCAACCCCTGCGGGGAACAGCCGCTGCTCCCCTGGGAGGCGTGCAACCTGGGCTCGCTGAACCTGCTGCGCTTCGCCGACCGGCAGGGCGTCATCGATTTCCCGCAGCTCGGGGAAGGGGTTGCCCGGGCGATCCGTTTTCTCGACGACGTGGTCGAGGTCAACCGCTATCCGCTGCCGGCCATCGCCGAGATGACCCGCAAGACCCGCAAGCTGGGGCTGGGGGTGATGGGCTTTGCCGATCTGCTGATCCTCAGGGGGATCCCCTACGGCTCGGAAGCCGCTCTGCGGGCGGCCGACGAACTGATGGGCTTCCTCCGCCGCGAGTCCCTGGCCGCCTCGCGGCGGCTGGCCCAGGAGCGCGGCCCCTATCCCGGCTTCGCCGGCAGCCCCGGGCAGCGGGCCGGGGAAGCCCCGCAGCGCAACGCCACCCTCAACACGGTGGCTCCCACCGGCACCCTGAGCCTGATCGCCGGGGTGTCCAGCGGCATCGAGCCGGTCTTCGCCTTTGCCTACCAGCGCCACGTGCTCGGCACGGTGCTGGAGGAGGTTCATCCCCTCTACGAGCGGCGCCGGCGCCTGGGCGAGCCGATCGACCCGCGGGTGTTCGTCACCGCGCGGCAGATCTCCCCCGAATGGCATGTGCGCATGCAGGCGGTGTTTCAGGAGCACGTCGACAACGCGGTCTCCAAGACCATCAACTTTCCCGCCGAAGCGCCGGTGGAGGAGGTTGAAAACGCCTTCCTGCAGGCCTACCAGCTTGGCTGCAAGGGGCTGACCGTGTACCGGGACAGGAGCCGCCGTCAGCAGGTGCTCAACGTCTGCGACAGCAAGTGTCCGCTGTGA
- a CDS encoding permease encodes MDALIKGIAGLGLEIWHEFVYILPFLAIGVLLEATIRTFKWHVKIRKALTRFGVISILLATLLGVASPLCACATLPLVISLLLAGLPLAPAMALLVTSPLMSPAGYTLLNWELGVGWANVILVSAIFMGLYAGYLTHFLRRYGFSEERLFRQALPAGDFHDPDYPVEELRCDCGKQLSHRVDRCTHNKFLVFLAKFWEGSLKIGKFTLIGLLIEVVASSLIPHEWVAALLEGEGIMPILTLTFATIPLHLPQVTAAAMLYGFVSPEVGEGITLAKGSGIALLIGGPVTALPVMAVFISMFRKRVLFLYLGLCISGTLLLAFTYRLLPFSF; translated from the coding sequence ATGGATGCATTGATCAAGGGGATTGCCGGACTCGGCCTGGAGATCTGGCACGAGTTCGTTTATATCCTGCCGTTTCTGGCCATCGGCGTGTTGCTTGAAGCGACAATCCGGACCTTCAAGTGGCACGTAAAGATCCGCAAGGCGCTGACCCGCTTCGGTGTCATCTCCATCCTGCTGGCGACCCTGCTGGGGGTGGCCAGCCCCTTGTGCGCCTGCGCGACCCTGCCCCTGGTGATCTCCCTGCTGCTCGCCGGGCTGCCGCTCGCCCCGGCCATGGCCCTGCTGGTGACCTCGCCGCTGATGAGCCCGGCGGGCTACACCCTGCTCAACTGGGAGCTGGGGGTGGGCTGGGCCAACGTGATCCTGGTCTCGGCCATCTTCATGGGGCTGTATGCCGGCTACCTGACGCACTTTCTGCGCCGCTACGGGTTTTCCGAAGAGCGGCTGTTTCGCCAGGCTCTGCCCGCCGGGGATTTCCACGATCCCGACTATCCCGTGGAGGAACTGCGCTGCGACTGCGGCAAGCAGCTCTCCCATCGGGTGGACCGCTGCACCCACAACAAGTTCCTGGTGTTTCTGGCCAAGTTCTGGGAAGGGTCGCTGAAGATCGGCAAGTTTACCCTGATCGGCCTGCTTATCGAGGTGGTGGCTTCCAGCCTGATCCCCCATGAGTGGGTGGCCGCCCTGCTGGAGGGGGAGGGCATCATGCCCATCCTCACCCTGACCTTTGCCACCATCCCCCTGCACCTGCCCCAGGTGACCGCAGCGGCCATGCTCTACGGGTTCGTGTCTCCGGAGGTGGGGGAGGGGATCACCCTCGCCAAGGGGTCGGGCATCGCCTTGCTGATCGGCGGCCCGGTGACCGCCCTGCCGGTAATGGCGGTGTTCATCTCCATGTTCCGCAAGCGGGTGTTGTTTCTCTACTTGGGGCTGTGCATCTCGGGGACTCTGCTGCTGGCCTTTACCTACCGGTTGCTCCCCTTCAGCTTCTGA
- a CDS encoding class I SAM-dependent methyltransferase, with translation MTSNFKDRVREQFGRTADSYVRDNGFAKGKDLAEMVRLLQPTGEDIMLDVACGGGHTALHFAPLVRSVVASDLTMLMLKKAQEYISEEGGVENVTFREADAEDLPFPAGSFTILTCRIAPHHFPDVPRALREFHRVLRRKGGRLAIVDTLLPDDPEIAEFYQTMEKLRDPTHVRAYTREEWVTMMEEAGFAVEETKVFPKNHDFATWARRSGLNREGVKRLNQHFIEASDKVHDYFQIETFAGEVENFTDRKLLVYATRLEKEKK, from the coding sequence ATGACCAGCAACTTCAAAGACCGGGTCAGAGAGCAGTTCGGACGCACGGCGGATAGCTACGTGCGGGACAACGGCTTTGCCAAGGGCAAGGATCTGGCCGAAATGGTCCGGCTTCTGCAACCGACGGGCGAGGACATCATGCTCGACGTGGCCTGCGGCGGCGGGCACACCGCCCTGCATTTCGCCCCGCTGGTGCGCAGCGTGGTCGCTTCGGACCTGACCATGCTGATGCTCAAAAAAGCCCAGGAGTATATCAGCGAGGAGGGGGGCGTCGAGAACGTCACCTTCCGCGAGGCCGACGCCGAGGACCTCCCCTTTCCGGCGGGGTCCTTCACCATCCTCACCTGCCGCATCGCTCCCCACCATTTTCCCGACGTGCCTCGAGCCCTGAGGGAATTTCACCGGGTGCTGCGCCGCAAGGGGGGCCGCCTGGCCATCGTCGACACCCTGCTGCCCGACGACCCGGAAATCGCCGAATTCTACCAGACCATGGAAAAGCTGCGCGACCCGACCCACGTGAGGGCATACACCCGGGAGGAGTGGGTGACGATGATGGAAGAGGCCGGCTTTGCCGTGGAGGAGACCAAGGTCTTTCCCAAAAACCACGACTTCGCCACCTGGGCCCGCCGCTCGGGGCTCAACCGGGAAGGGGTGAAGCGGCTCAACCAGCACTTCATCGAGGCCTCCGACAAGGTTCACGATTACTTCCAGATCGAGACCTTCGCCGGCGAGGTCGAAAACTTCACCGACCGCAAGCTGCTGGTCTACGCCACCCGCCTGGAGAAGGAAAAGAAATAG
- a CDS encoding citrate (Si)-synthase produces the protein MATLKETLFKKIQEHRPRTTRLVKEFGDVKLGEVTISQAIGGARGVKCLVTDISYLDPMEGIRFRGMTIPETFAALPKVPGCEYPYVEGFWYLLLTGEVPTMEQTLQVVEDFKARAEVPRYVIDLLRTMPRDTHPMTMFSSAILAMQRESIFAKKYAEGMSKMDYWDPMYEDCCNLMAKLPEIAAYIYRMKYKGDTPIASNKDLDMGGNFAHMMGIAKPYDDVARMYFILHSDHESGNVSAHTTHLVASALSDAYYSLSAGINGLAGPLHGLANQEVLGWTQDFMNKLGGKVPTEEELKKALWDTLNSGQVIPGYGHAVLRKTDPRYTSQMEFCQKNLPDYPLFKLVNMIYKVAPGVLMEHGKAKNPWPNVDAQSGVIQWYYGLTEYDFYTVLFGVGRALGVLANITWDRALGYAIERPKSVTTAMLEEAAGITKKAASN, from the coding sequence ATGGCGACACTGAAGGAAACACTGTTCAAGAAGATCCAGGAGCACCGTCCCCGCACCACCCGCCTGGTAAAAGAGTTTGGTGACGTAAAGCTCGGCGAGGTTACCATCTCTCAGGCCATCGGCGGCGCCCGTGGCGTCAAGTGCCTGGTAACGGACATCTCCTACCTGGATCCGATGGAAGGTATCCGCTTCCGCGGCATGACCATTCCCGAAACCTTCGCGGCACTGCCCAAGGTGCCCGGCTGCGAATATCCCTACGTCGAGGGTTTCTGGTACCTGCTGCTGACCGGCGAGGTGCCGACCATGGAGCAGACCCTGCAGGTGGTCGAGGACTTCAAGGCCCGCGCCGAAGTCCCCCGCTACGTGATCGACCTGCTGCGCACCATGCCCCGCGACACCCATCCCATGACCATGTTCTCCTCGGCCATCCTGGCGATGCAGCGCGAGTCGATCTTCGCCAAGAAGTACGCCGAAGGCATGAGCAAGATGGACTACTGGGATCCGATGTACGAGGACTGCTGCAATCTCATGGCCAAGCTGCCCGAGATCGCCGCCTACATCTACCGCATGAAGTACAAGGGCGACACCCCCATCGCCTCCAACAAAGACCTCGATATGGGTGGCAACTTCGCTCACATGATGGGCATCGCCAAGCCCTATGACGACGTGGCCCGCATGTACTTCATCCTGCACTCCGACCACGAGTCCGGCAACGTCTCGGCCCACACCACCCACCTGGTCGCCTCGGCCCTCTCCGACGCCTACTACAGCCTCTCGGCCGGCATCAACGGTCTGGCCGGCCCGCTGCACGGCCTGGCCAACCAGGAGGTTCTCGGCTGGACCCAGGACTTCATGAACAAGCTCGGCGGCAAGGTGCCCACCGAGGAAGAGCTCAAGAAAGCCCTCTGGGACACCCTCAACAGCGGTCAGGTCATCCCCGGCTACGGCCACGCCGTTCTGCGCAAGACCGACCCGCGCTACACCTCGCAGATGGAGTTCTGCCAGAAGAACCTCCCCGACTACCCGCTGTTCAAGCTGGTCAACATGATCTACAAGGTGGCTCCGGGCGTCTTGATGGAGCATGGCAAGGCCAAGAACCCCTGGCCGAACGTCGATGCCCAGTCCGGCGTCATCCAGTGGTACTACGGGCTGACCGAGTACGACTTCTACACCGTGCTGTTCGGTGTCGGCCGCGCCCTGGGCGTGCTCGCCAACATCACCTGGGACCGCGCCCTCGGCTACGCCATCGAGCGTCCCAAGTCGGTTACCACCGCCATGCTGGAAGAGGCCGCCGGCATCACCAAGAAGGCCGCCAGCAACTGA
- the dusB gene encoding tRNA dihydrouridine synthase DusB — protein sequence MIQIAHLQLQNNIILAPMAGISDLPYRMIMKSFGPALVYTEMVSANGLIRAGKRTRQLLRSAPEERPLGIQLFGDDPAVLAEATAMVQGDGELVDLNLGCPVTKVVRSGAGSAMLRDPLKVGRAVAAMRRASALPLTVKIRSGWDSQSVNFLEVGRIAEAEGADALILHPRTRAQGFGGKADWGQIRELKKALNLPVIGSGDVFTAQDAQAMLEQTGCDGVMIGRGGYGNPWLIRDCLALQQGESLPAPGAAQRLEVALRHLQWFQEIFGPRKTVRDMRKHLCWYSRGLAGAAGFRTRINHAETLEEMNAATREFFSAAADEQQGAA from the coding sequence ATGATTCAAATCGCGCACCTGCAACTGCAGAACAATATTATCCTGGCCCCCATGGCGGGCATCAGCGACCTGCCCTACCGGATGATCATGAAGAGCTTCGGTCCGGCCCTGGTCTATACGGAAATGGTGAGCGCCAACGGGCTCATCCGGGCCGGCAAGCGGACCCGGCAACTGCTCCGTTCCGCGCCCGAGGAGCGCCCCCTGGGCATTCAGCTCTTCGGGGACGACCCGGCGGTGCTCGCCGAAGCCACAGCCATGGTCCAGGGCGACGGCGAACTGGTCGATCTCAACCTCGGCTGCCCGGTCACCAAGGTGGTACGCAGCGGCGCCGGCAGCGCCATGCTGCGCGACCCGTTGAAAGTCGGCCGGGCGGTGGCCGCGATGCGGCGCGCCAGCGCTTTGCCGTTGACGGTGAAGATCCGCTCGGGGTGGGACAGTCAATCGGTCAACTTCCTCGAAGTCGGGCGCATCGCCGAGGCCGAGGGAGCCGATGCCCTCATCCTGCACCCCCGGACCAGGGCCCAGGGCTTCGGCGGCAAGGCGGACTGGGGACAGATCCGCGAACTGAAGAAGGCACTGAACCTGCCGGTCATCGGCAGCGGCGATGTCTTCACGGCCCAGGACGCTCAGGCGATGCTCGAACAGACCGGCTGCGACGGAGTCATGATCGGCCGCGGCGGCTACGGCAATCCCTGGCTGATTCGCGACTGCCTGGCCCTGCAGCAGGGCGAGTCGCTGCCGGCTCCCGGCGCCGCGCAACGTCTCGAGGTCGCCCTGCGCCACCTGCAGTGGTTCCAGGAGATCTTCGGACCACGCAAAACCGTGCGCGACATGCGCAAGCATCTTTGCTGGTATTCGCGGGGCCTCGCCGGGGCGGCAGGATTTCGCACCCGGATCAACCATGCCGAAACCCTGGAAGAGATGAACGCTGCGACCAGGGAGTTTTTCAGCGCAGCGGCGGACGAACAGCAAGGTGCGGCATGA
- a CDS encoding two-component system sensor histidine kinase NtrB, whose product MKIDREGADAQLYFRVLENIDRAVIAIDGKGRICLFNPAAQDCTGLSERQGLGRPYQDLFAGQAGLINLIEAAIRDGRSISDHQNVFLHRPSAPPLPVSLSVSPIFNETGEQDGVVLIIRDLSRVLELEEAVRRADRLSMLGTLAAGLAHEVKNPLGGIKGATQLLAMELPETSHLREYTDVMIREVERVNGIIEELMDLARPRPPEWTEVNLAKILGDIVLFQKEAHRGKSLEFILSLDPSIPPIRGDENLLTRLFLNLIKNAAEAIDRSGRVEIVTKVAPDLHLYRAGNRPAPLIVVEVRDTGRGIKAEDIEQIFTPFYTSKTQGSGLGLATCQKIVNEHGGFLKVTSTPGEGTTFSVSLPFLR is encoded by the coding sequence ATGAAAATAGACCGGGAGGGCGCCGACGCCCAACTCTACTTTCGCGTTCTGGAAAACATCGACCGGGCGGTCATCGCCATCGACGGCAAGGGCAGGATCTGCCTGTTCAATCCGGCGGCGCAGGACTGCACCGGGCTCTCCGAGCGCCAGGGCCTTGGCCGCCCCTACCAGGACCTGTTCGCGGGCCAGGCGGGGCTGATCAACCTCATCGAGGCAGCGATCCGTGACGGACGCTCGATTTCGGATCACCAGAACGTGTTCCTGCATCGGCCATCGGCCCCGCCGCTACCGGTGAGCCTGTCGGTTTCGCCGATTTTCAACGAAACCGGAGAACAGGACGGCGTGGTCCTGATCATCCGCGACCTCTCCCGGGTTCTGGAGTTGGAGGAGGCGGTGCGCCGGGCCGACCGCCTCTCCATGCTCGGCACCCTGGCCGCGGGCCTGGCCCACGAGGTGAAAAACCCACTCGGGGGGATCAAGGGGGCCACCCAGCTGCTGGCCATGGAGCTGCCCGAGACGAGTCACCTGCGCGAGTATACCGACGTCATGATTCGCGAGGTGGAGCGGGTCAACGGGATCATTGAGGAGCTCATGGATCTGGCCCGGCCCCGGCCTCCCGAGTGGACCGAAGTCAACCTCGCCAAGATCCTGGGCGACATCGTGCTGTTTCAAAAGGAGGCCCATCGCGGCAAATCCCTCGAGTTCATCCTCAGCCTCGACCCGAGTATCCCGCCGATCCGTGGTGACGAGAACCTGCTGACGAGGCTGTTCCTGAACCTGATCAAGAATGCCGCAGAGGCCATCGATCGGAGCGGCCGGGTGGAGATCGTCACCAAGGTTGCTCCCGACCTGCATCTCTACCGAGCGGGCAACCGGCCGGCCCCGCTGATCGTGGTTGAGGTCCGGGACACCGGCCGCGGCATCAAAGCCGAGGATATCGAGCAGATCTTCACTCCGTTTTACACGAGCAAAACCCAGGGCAGCGGCCTGGGGCTGGCAACTTGTCAGAAAATTGTCAACGAGCACGGCGGCTTTCTCAAGGTCACCAGCACCCCGGGCGAAGGGACCACGTTTTCCGTCTCCCTGCCCTTTCTGCGTTAA
- a CDS encoding sigma-54-dependent transcriptional regulator — MSIRRILVADDEESIRWVLSKALTKKGFTIDLASSGSEALELFRRTPYEMAILDIKMPGITGLDLLTQFQQERPEMLVIIMTAESSMKNAVEAMKRGAYDYITKPFDLDALDAIILKAQKASAVSDEVTRLKEELKEHHQLDRTIIGKSQPMQEVYKILGKVAPSDVTVLITGESGTGKELVARAIHYNSPRLGKPFLAINCAAIPRDLLESELFGYEKGAFTGATERKPGKFEQANGGSLFLDEIGDMPLELQAKLLRVLQEKEITRTGGSNTISVDVRIVAATNQELKEKVRAKEFREDLFYRLNVVPIELPPLRERRDDIPLLVEYFIERAHEEHHVPAQGCTEEAMALLKNHSWPGNVRELENTLQRAALLSPDQLLGPADFPSLLASPANDEADGSLEALISNKLRSSLAQMDVQELDNLYEMVLAQMERPLINIVLEKTRGNQVKAAEILGINRNTLRKKIQTLGIDVKRD; from the coding sequence ATGTCCATCCGCCGCATACTTGTCGCCGACGACGAGGAGAGCATCCGCTGGGTGCTGTCCAAGGCCCTGACCAAAAAGGGCTTCACCATCGACCTGGCCTCCTCGGGGAGCGAGGCTCTGGAGCTGTTCCGGCGCACCCCCTACGAAATGGCCATCCTCGACATCAAGATGCCGGGCATCACCGGGCTCGACCTGCTGACCCAGTTCCAGCAGGAACGCCCCGAAATGCTGGTGATTATCATGACCGCCGAGTCTTCCATGAAAAACGCCGTGGAAGCCATGAAACGCGGCGCCTACGACTACATCACCAAGCCCTTCGATCTCGACGCGCTGGACGCCATCATCCTCAAGGCGCAAAAAGCTTCGGCGGTCTCCGACGAGGTCACCCGCCTCAAGGAAGAGCTCAAGGAGCACCACCAGCTGGACCGCACCATTATCGGCAAAAGCCAGCCCATGCAGGAAGTCTACAAGATTCTCGGCAAGGTCGCCCCGTCCGACGTCACGGTACTGATCACCGGCGAAAGCGGCACCGGCAAGGAGCTCGTCGCCCGGGCCATCCATTACAACAGCCCCCGGCTCGGCAAGCCGTTTCTGGCCATCAACTGCGCCGCCATCCCTCGCGACCTGCTCGAGAGCGAACTGTTCGGCTACGAAAAAGGGGCCTTTACCGGGGCCACGGAGCGCAAGCCCGGCAAGTTCGAACAGGCCAACGGCGGCTCCCTGTTTCTCGACGAAATCGGCGACATGCCCCTTGAACTTCAGGCCAAACTGCTGCGGGTGCTGCAGGAGAAGGAAATCACCCGAACCGGTGGCAGCAATACCATCTCCGTCGATGTGCGCATCGTGGCGGCCACCAACCAGGAGCTCAAGGAAAAGGTCCGCGCCAAAGAGTTCCGCGAAGATCTTTTTTATCGCCTGAACGTGGTTCCCATCGAGCTGCCGCCCCTGCGCGAACGCCGCGACGATATACCGCTGCTGGTCGAGTACTTCATCGAGCGGGCCCACGAGGAGCATCACGTTCCCGCCCAGGGATGCACCGAAGAGGCCATGGCGCTGCTGAAAAACCACAGCTGGCCCGGCAACGTCCGTGAACTGGAGAACACCCTGCAGCGCGCGGCGCTGCTCTCCCCCGATCAGCTGCTCGGTCCCGCCGACTTCCCCTCGCTGCTGGCCAGCCCCGCCAACGATGAGGCGGACGGATCGCTGGAGGCGCTGATCAGCAACAAGCTGCGCAGTTCCCTGGCCCAGATGGATGTCCAGGAGCTGGACAACCTCTACGAAATGGTGCTTGCGCAGATGGAGCGGCCGCTGATCAATATCGTGCTGGAGAAAACCCGCGGCAACCAGGTCAAGGCCGCGGAGATCCTCGGGATCAACCGCAACACCCTGCGCAAGAAGATCCAGACCCTCGGCATCGATGTCAAGAGAGATTGA